The following proteins are encoded in a genomic region of Dokdonia donghaensis DSW-1:
- a CDS encoding DEAD/DEAH box helicase, whose protein sequence is MTFKDLNLDKFLWNALDDMGYTQPTPIQVDALAPVMSGSDVVGIAQTGTGKTFAYLLPILRTLPYSRQENPRVLILVPTRELVLQVVSELEKLTKYIDVRIAGVYGGSNINTQKALIAQGQDIVVATPGRLYDLAVSRVLQLKSIQKVVIDEVDVMLDLGFRPQLMNIFDILPKRRQHIMFSATMTEDVDALIKDYFNKPQFIKVARSGTPLENIKQIGYKIPNFYTKVNFLLEELASAKAYPKTLLFVRDKRMADRLYLKLEEAFPGQVDLIHSNKTQNYRINSINAFSEGKVRMMVATDVMARGLDIDDITHVINVNTPRFPENYLHRIGRTGRAQKEGTSIVLSTPAEDAFLEEIEALMGVKVPIETLPEDVQISKELTPEERPEAKEIFNPHKWNKNDEDAPGPAFHEKSEKNSKVNLGGSYRREIAKKYKKPKTRGDKNYNKRNKRK, encoded by the coding sequence ATGACCTTTAAAGATCTCAATCTCGATAAATTTTTGTGGAACGCCCTAGATGATATGGGTTACACACAACCTACTCCTATACAGGTAGATGCACTTGCGCCTGTAATGTCTGGAAGTGACGTGGTAGGAATTGCTCAAACCGGTACAGGTAAAACATTTGCATACCTCTTACCTATACTAAGAACATTACCATACTCAAGACAAGAAAACCCTCGTGTACTTATTCTAGTCCCTACTAGAGAACTTGTACTACAAGTGGTAAGCGAACTTGAAAAGCTCACAAAATACATAGATGTGCGTATTGCGGGTGTTTATGGTGGTTCTAATATCAATACCCAAAAGGCACTTATAGCCCAAGGGCAAGATATTGTAGTGGCAACACCAGGTAGACTGTATGATCTAGCCGTGAGTAGAGTATTGCAACTTAAATCTATCCAAAAGGTAGTGATAGATGAGGTAGATGTGATGCTGGATCTAGGTTTTAGACCGCAGCTTATGAACATTTTTGACATACTCCCAAAAAGGAGACAGCACATTATGTTTAGCGCCACGATGACCGAGGATGTAGATGCTCTTATTAAAGATTATTTCAATAAACCTCAGTTCATAAAAGTGGCTCGTAGTGGGACACCACTAGAGAATATCAAACAGATAGGTTATAAAATACCTAACTTCTATACAAAGGTAAACTTCTTACTGGAGGAGCTCGCTTCCGCGAAAGCGTACCCAAAAACACTACTCTTTGTAAGGGACAAGCGTATGGCAGATAGACTGTACCTTAAGCTTGAAGAAGCTTTTCCGGGACAAGTAGATCTCATACACTCTAACAAGACGCAAAATTACCGTATCAACAGTATAAATGCCTTTTCTGAAGGTAAAGTACGTATGATGGTAGCTACAGATGTGATGGCGCGTGGTCTTGATATAGATGATATCACACACGTTATAAATGTAAACACTCCTCGTTTTCCTGAAAACTATTTACATAGAATAGGGCGTACGGGTAGAGCACAAAAAGAAGGTACTTCTATAGTATTAAGCACTCCAGCCGAAGATGCTTTTCTAGAAGAGATAGAAGCGCTTATGGGTGTAAAAGTACCTATAGAGACGCTGCCAGAAGATGTTCAAATCTCTAAAGAACTCACACCAGAAGAGCGACCAGAAGCCAAAGAAATTTTTAATCCTCATAAATGGAATAAAAATGATGAGGATGCTCCGGGACCAGCTTTTCACGAGAAGAGTGAGAAAAACTCTAAGGTAAATCTAGGAGGTTCTTACAGAAGAGAAATTGCAAAAAAATACAAGAAGCCTAAGACTAGAGGCGATAAAAACTATAATAAAAGAAATAAACGAAAGTAA
- the bla gene encoding subclass B1 metallo-beta-lactamase — protein MKRLLQMLGICLAVLLLHSCFDKSKYAPEPYLRPLEIIKLSDQDYMHVSYLKDGKDGYIPCNGYIRKEGDEVFVFETPLDDSTSVQLIDFIQNDLNATIKAVMVSHAHIDGAGGVKAFNEAGIPTYGSSKTAALLARDTITLSNTFQRKDSLMLGKTLVKMDYLGPAHTDDNAIAYLEGPEVLLGGCMIKSLEAGKGNLADANLKEWAKTVATAKYLYPDVKQVIPGHGRRGDTTLLTYTIKMFQVEKPIIKELTNTNEQETVQL, from the coding sequence ATGAAGCGACTACTGCAGATGTTAGGGATCTGTCTAGCCGTACTACTATTACATTCTTGTTTTGACAAGAGTAAGTATGCCCCCGAGCCTTACCTAAGGCCGCTAGAGATAATAAAACTATCTGATCAAGACTATATGCACGTCTCATATCTTAAGGACGGTAAAGATGGTTACATACCTTGTAATGGTTATATACGTAAGGAGGGTGATGAGGTTTTTGTATTTGAGACACCCCTAGATGATTCAACATCTGTACAACTTATTGACTTTATACAAAATGATCTTAATGCGACCATAAAGGCCGTTATGGTGAGTCACGCTCATATAGATGGCGCAGGTGGTGTAAAAGCATTTAATGAAGCAGGCATACCTACATATGGCTCGTCAAAAACAGCAGCATTACTTGCTAGAGATACAATCACCTTAAGTAATACTTTTCAGCGTAAAGATAGTTTGATGCTAGGGAAGACCCTCGTAAAGATGGATTACTTAGGTCCTGCACATACAGATGATAATGCGATAGCCTATCTAGAAGGACCAGAGGTATTACTAGGCGGGTGTATGATAAAATCTCTAGAAGCAGGAAAAGGCAATCTAGCAGATGCAAACCTAAAGGAATGGGCAAAGACCGTAGCCACAGCAAAGTATCTGTATCCAGATGTAAAGCAAGTGATACCTGGTCACGGGAGACGTGGAGACACCACACTGCTTACCTATACCATAAAAATGTTTCAGGTAGAAAAGCCCATAATTAAAGAATTAACAAACACCAATGAGCAGGAAACTGTTCAATTATAA
- a CDS encoding CDGSH iron-sulfur domain-containing protein yields the protein MENNKKVAGLAPIAVELEEGKKYSWCTCGHSAKQPFCDGGHKAAESTPSLRFEAVKTGTAYLCNCKMTKNPPYCDGSHKTCEIG from the coding sequence ATGGAGAATAATAAAAAAGTAGCAGGTCTAGCACCTATAGCCGTAGAGCTTGAAGAAGGAAAAAAATACTCTTGGTGCACTTGTGGACACTCTGCAAAACAACCATTTTGTGATGGCGGACATAAAGCGGCAGAGAGTACCCCTAGTTTACGTTTTGAGGCAGTAAAAACAGGTACTGCCTATTTATGTAATTGTAAGATGACTAAAAATCCTCCTTATTGTGACGGGAGTCACAAAACCTGCGAGATAGGTTAA
- a CDS encoding CCA tRNA nucleotidyltransferase, producing the protein MNLKNALNNPIFNTISRAADDLQLETYVIGGFVRDYILKRGEVKDIDVVAVGSGIKLARKVSELLPNKPKVQVFKTYGTAMLRSNQIDVEFVGARKESYSKDSRNPVVEDGTLADDQNRRDFTINALAIRLNDEGYGDLIDPFGGISDLDRKIIRTPLDPDITYSDDPLRMMRAIRFATQLDFMIERKSMESITRNAARIKIITNERIVDELNKIMLSPVPSKGFLLLEKTGLLPYILPELVALKGIDEIEGQKHKDNFYHTLEVVDNISRHTDNLWLRWAALLHDIGKAPTKKFSKKVGWTFHGHEFVGSKMVYKLFKRLKMPLNDKMKFVQKMVLMSSRPIVISEDHVTDSAVRRLIFDAGDYIEDLMTLCEADITTKNPKRFRRYHNNFKVVREKMKEVEERDHIRNFQPPVSGEEIMETFNLKPCREIGTLKEAIKEAILEGEIPNEKEAAVAFMMDKAKTMGLTA; encoded by the coding sequence ATGAATCTTAAAAACGCTTTAAACAATCCTATTTTTAATACCATCTCACGCGCTGCAGATGATTTACAACTCGAGACATACGTCATAGGAGGGTTTGTGCGTGACTACATCCTTAAACGTGGTGAGGTAAAAGATATAGACGTTGTAGCAGTAGGAAGCGGTATAAAGCTAGCTCGCAAAGTCTCTGAACTATTACCTAACAAACCTAAAGTTCAAGTTTTTAAAACCTACGGGACCGCAATGCTACGTTCTAACCAGATAGATGTAGAGTTTGTAGGAGCTCGCAAAGAGTCTTACTCAAAAGATAGCCGCAACCCAGTAGTAGAAGACGGCACGCTAGCAGATGATCAAAACCGTAGAGACTTTACCATAAATGCGCTAGCCATACGTCTTAATGATGAGGGGTATGGAGATCTCATTGATCCCTTTGGAGGGATTAGTGATTTGGATCGTAAAATAATACGCACTCCACTTGATCCAGATATTACCTATAGTGATGACCCTTTGCGTATGATGCGTGCCATAAGATTTGCCACACAGCTTGATTTTATGATAGAACGCAAGTCTATGGAGTCTATCACACGTAATGCAGCGCGTATTAAGATTATTACTAATGAACGTATTGTAGACGAGCTTAACAAGATAATGTTGAGCCCAGTGCCTTCTAAAGGATTCTTATTATTAGAAAAAACAGGCTTACTTCCTTATATCTTACCAGAGCTTGTTGCTCTTAAGGGTATAGATGAGATAGAGGGTCAAAAACATAAGGACAATTTTTACCACACCCTTGAGGTGGTAGATAATATCTCTCGCCATACAGATAATTTATGGTTGAGATGGGCAGCGCTTTTACACGATATAGGGAAAGCACCTACTAAGAAGTTTTCTAAAAAAGTGGGGTGGACCTTTCACGGGCACGAGTTTGTAGGATCAAAGATGGTTTACAAACTATTTAAGCGCCTTAAAATGCCTCTTAATGACAAGATGAAGTTTGTACAAAAGATGGTATTGATGAGCTCACGCCCTATTGTCATCTCTGAAGATCACGTGACAGATAGTGCTGTGCGCAGACTCATTTTTGATGCAGGAGATTATATAGAAGATCTTATGACGCTTTGTGAGGCAGATATTACTACAAAAAACCCAAAACGCTTTAGACGCTACCATAACAACTTTAAGGTTGTGCGTGAGAAGATGAAAGAGGTTGAGGAGCGCGATCACATACGTAACTTCCAGCCACCAGTATCTGGTGAAGAAATTATGGAAACCTTTAATCTTAAACCTTGTCGTGAGATAGGAACGCTCAAAGAAGCCATTAAGGAAGCTATACTAGAAGGAGAGATACCTAACGAAAAAGAAGCTGCCGTTGCCTTTATGATGGATAAAGCAAAGACTATGGGGCTTACTGCATAA
- a CDS encoding L-threonylcarbamoyladenylate synthase: MKEEHDAALAVLKRGGLILYPTDTVWGIGCDATNPDAVDKVYALKKRAESKSLICLVSDFKMLNQYVENIPEVAYDILKYAAKPTTIIYDDPIRVATNVIAPDNSTAFRVCRNQFCNFLLKKFKKPIVSTSANITGQPTPQSFSEISQEIIDGVDYVVNIDRSRKSSKPSAIIKLTEDGKVTIIRK; the protein is encoded by the coding sequence ATGAAAGAAGAACACGACGCAGCACTAGCAGTACTTAAACGCGGGGGTCTCATCCTCTACCCTACAGATACCGTATGGGGTATAGGTTGTGATGCGACTAATCCAGACGCCGTAGATAAAGTATATGCACTAAAAAAACGAGCAGAAAGTAAATCTTTAATCTGCTTAGTAAGTGACTTCAAAATGCTCAACCAGTATGTAGAAAATATACCTGAGGTAGCTTATGATATTCTTAAATATGCTGCAAAGCCTACTACCATTATCTACGACGATCCTATACGTGTAGCGACTAATGTTATTGCACCAGATAACAGTACAGCCTTTAGAGTGTGTCGCAATCAGTTTTGTAATTTTCTTCTTAAAAAATTTAAAAAACCTATCGTTTCAACCAGCGCAAATATTACTGGACAACCTACACCACAAAGCTTTAGCGAGATCTCACAAGAGATTATAGATGGTGTAGATTATGTAGTAAACATAGATCGTAGTCGTAAATCTAGCAAACCAAGTGCTATTATAAAACTTACAGAAGACGGTAAAGTAACTATTATTAGAAAGTAG
- a CDS encoding glycosyltransferase family 4 protein yields MKPSISIAIFAAMSNQSSIFLESHNLKNEFSGFGQFNKHLIDALIRQNSNNFQFVIHARDKNKWSEHFGENVAIKKYYNFTRNKSIGIRKRFDVWHSLNQNTKIEPLRNLPYVLTVHDVNFIDEISSDINHKRNKRFQEKLDRATAITYISTFAKQSTHQYFKVPEVPEYIIYNGNTINEVEISDTYSPKITPARPFLFTIGDVCERKNQHVLVEMLKNLRDFDLVISGKMASDYAQKKLKTTIKDLGLEKRVHLTGRISDLDKFYYYKNCEAFMFPTLREGFGIPAIEAMRFGKPAFISNNTSLPEVGGDVAFYWDHYDAKYMAEIVTSGLAEVAHNKSAFQKKSITHSKKFCWDVAAKQYINVYREVLNK; encoded by the coding sequence ATGAAACCTAGCATTAGTATTGCTATCTTTGCGGCTATGTCAAATCAGTCCTCAATCTTTTTAGAAAGCCATAACCTAAAAAATGAATTTTCAGGGTTTGGGCAATTTAACAAGCATCTTATAGACGCACTCATACGTCAAAATTCAAATAATTTTCAATTTGTAATACACGCTAGGGATAAGAATAAATGGAGTGAGCATTTTGGTGAAAATGTAGCAATAAAAAAATATTACAACTTTACCAGAAATAAAAGTATTGGAATACGGAAACGTTTTGATGTATGGCACTCACTCAATCAGAATACTAAAATTGAGCCCCTACGCAATTTACCTTACGTACTAACAGTACACGATGTAAACTTCATAGATGAAATTTCATCTGATATTAACCATAAGAGAAACAAACGTTTTCAAGAAAAACTAGATAGAGCAACGGCTATAACGTACATATCTACTTTTGCAAAACAATCAACACATCAATATTTCAAAGTACCAGAAGTTCCAGAGTATATTATTTATAATGGAAATACTATAAATGAGGTTGAAATCTCGGACACATACAGTCCAAAGATAACACCTGCTAGGCCATTCTTATTTACTATAGGTGACGTATGTGAGCGTAAAAATCAGCACGTGCTTGTTGAAATGCTCAAAAATCTAAGGGATTTTGATCTCGTGATTTCGGGAAAAATGGCCTCAGATTATGCCCAAAAAAAGTTAAAGACAACAATAAAAGATTTGGGCTTAGAAAAACGTGTTCACCTCACCGGACGCATTTCTGACTTAGATAAATTTTATTACTATAAAAATTGTGAAGCCTTTATGTTTCCTACGTTAAGAGAAGGTTTTGGTATACCAGCAATAGAAGCTATGCGTTTTGGCAAACCTGCTTTCATATCTAACAACACTTCCTTACCAGAGGTAGGCGGTGATGTCGCTTTTTACTGGGATCACTATGATGCTAAATATATGGCAGAAATAGTAACATCAGGTCTTGCAGAGGTAGCTCACAATAAAAGCGCTTTTCAAAAGAAGAGTATAACACACTCAAAAAAGTTTTGCTGGGATGTGGCGGCTAAACAATATATAAACGTATACCGAGAGGTACTCAATAAATAA
- a CDS encoding lipopolysaccharide kinase InaA family protein, with product MKHTFSETYIGEQEEICAMIANFDTQGKSFDERDRNSLKLFNIGDETINVKSFKVPHLINKIAYKFFRSSKAERSFTYAHKLLENGILTPTPIAYFEEETILFGHSYYVSKHLKYDLTYRELTTEGIYKGNKKILAAFAKFTYTLHNKGIHFLDHSPGNTLIVIKDDGYDFYLVDLNRMNFGSMDFETRMANFERLSFNESDIAIMAKAYAKESGEDQEKVYKAICNATQSFQEKFHKKQQLKKKLKFWKKA from the coding sequence GTGAAACACACTTTTTCTGAGACATATATAGGCGAGCAAGAGGAGATTTGCGCAATGATTGCAAATTTTGATACACAAGGAAAATCCTTTGATGAGCGTGATCGTAACTCACTTAAACTATTTAACATAGGTGATGAGACGATTAATGTAAAGTCATTTAAAGTTCCTCACCTTATAAATAAAATTGCTTATAAATTTTTTAGAAGTTCAAAGGCCGAACGCTCATTTACTTACGCACATAAATTACTTGAGAACGGTATCTTAACTCCTACGCCCATTGCTTATTTTGAAGAAGAAACTATACTCTTTGGCCATAGTTATTATGTAAGTAAGCATCTTAAGTATGACCTTACGTATAGAGAGCTCACAACCGAAGGTATTTACAAGGGTAATAAAAAGATACTGGCGGCCTTTGCAAAGTTCACGTATACACTTCACAATAAAGGCATACATTTTCTAGATCATTCTCCTGGTAATACGCTTATAGTTATCAAGGATGATGGCTATGATTTTTACCTCGTAGATCTCAATCGTATGAATTTTGGATCTATGGATTTTGAAACTCGTATGGCAAATTTTGAACGCCTTTCGTTTAATGAGAGTGATATTGCTATTATGGCAAAAGCTTATGCGAAAGAAAGTGGAGAAGATCAAGAAAAAGTTTACAAAGCTATATGCAATGCAACTCAGTCTTTTCAAGAGAAATTTCATAAAAAGCAACAGCTAAAAAAGAAGCTAAAATTTTGGAAGAAAGCATAA
- a CDS encoding DEAD/DEAH box helicase, with amino-acid sequence MSFKSLGLSDALLKAVSEKGYTTPSPIQQKAIPKVLEGKDVLASAQTGTGKTAGFTLPMLHNLIANPRQGRRKVRALVLTPTRELAAQIYDNVREYSKYVDIKSTVIFGGVNQNPQVRTIRQGVDILVATPGRLLDLENQGLLSLSDIEFLVLDEADRMLDMGFIHDIKKVLRLVPAKRQNLLFSATFNKDIKKLASSILTNPVLVEATPENTTAEKVDQKTYRVDKSRKTEMLIKFINEGNWDQVLVFTRTKHGANRLSQKLDKAGITSAAIHGNKTQNARVKALAGFKSGKIRVLVATDIAARGLDIPLLPYVINYELPNVPEDYVHRIGRTGRAGASGQAISLVGVDEVAYVRGIEKLLGEKLHSEVLEGFQPTDTLEQLKKEAAENKARHQQGRRNSRNSKPSGEKRNDKSNSRSGRSRRR; translated from the coding sequence ATGTCATTTAAATCTTTGGGGCTATCTGACGCCCTGCTCAAAGCTGTGAGCGAAAAAGGCTATACAACGCCATCACCTATTCAACAAAAAGCAATTCCAAAAGTACTAGAAGGTAAAGATGTTCTTGCCAGTGCTCAAACAGGTACCGGTAAAACCGCAGGCTTTACATTACCTATGTTACACAATCTTATCGCAAACCCGCGACAAGGAAGACGCAAAGTAAGAGCGCTTGTACTTACACCAACTAGAGAGCTAGCTGCTCAGATCTATGATAATGTGCGCGAGTATAGTAAGTATGTAGATATTAAATCTACAGTAATTTTTGGCGGAGTAAACCAAAATCCTCAAGTACGTACCATACGTCAAGGAGTAGATATACTTGTAGCAACACCTGGGAGACTACTTGACCTTGAGAATCAAGGCCTACTTAGTCTTTCTGATATTGAGTTTTTAGTGCTTGATGAAGCAGACCGTATGCTTGATATGGGGTTCATACACGATATTAAAAAAGTATTACGATTAGTACCTGCAAAGAGACAAAACCTGCTTTTTAGCGCTACTTTTAATAAAGATATTAAGAAACTTGCAAGTAGTATACTTACAAATCCGGTACTAGTAGAAGCAACACCAGAAAATACAACCGCCGAAAAAGTAGACCAGAAAACTTACAGAGTAGATAAGTCTCGTAAGACCGAAATGCTTATAAAATTTATTAATGAAGGTAACTGGGATCAGGTACTGGTATTTACAAGAACAAAGCACGGTGCAAACCGTCTTAGTCAAAAACTTGATAAAGCAGGAATAACATCTGCAGCTATACACGGTAATAAAACACAAAATGCGAGAGTAAAAGCACTCGCAGGTTTTAAAAGTGGTAAAATAAGAGTGCTTGTAGCAACAGATATTGCTGCACGTGGTCTTGATATCCCTTTATTACCTTATGTTATAAACTACGAGCTTCCTAATGTGCCAGAAGATTATGTACATAGAATAGGTCGTACAGGTAGAGCAGGAGCTAGCGGCCAGGCTATATCTTTAGTAGGGGTAGATGAGGTTGCTTATGTACGTGGTATTGAAAAACTATTAGGAGAAAAACTTCATAGCGAGGTGCTAGAAGGTTTTCAACCTACAGATACATTAGAGCAACTTAAAAAGGAGGCAGCCGAAAATAAAGCGCGTCACCAGCAAGGACGTCGTAATAGTCGTAATAGTAAACCATCTGGTGAAAAAAGGAATGATAAATCTAACAGTCGTTCTGGTAGATCTAGAAGAAGATAA
- a CDS encoding DUF4856 domain-containing protein, translating into MKNYLPIALALTTIAFTSCEDDDPVITDGGTDIEVTAPATYSFERDGESTVSFSGQTTRIQMAQELVSEMSDFDNATLASLSNMFSNEENPFENEDLNASDKSIKSKVAASTDYYAGDASGSATVKAFFEARLADQVNEVFPAQNTVAEAGVAGQIADGESTRYVNAQGFEYNQIVAKGLIGALMIDQALNNYLGTAVLDEATNVEDNDNGVVVEGKSYTNMEHKWDEAFGYLYGNAADAANANATAGTDDNFLNKYLGRVEGDEDFAGIAQEVFDAFKLGRAAIVAGDYELRDEQAEILRTRLSEVVGIRAVYYLQQGKNAIEAGDYGAAFHDLSEGFGFVYSLQFTRNPNTDAPYLSTEEVNAFISQLTADNGLWDVTPETLDAISTAIAAQFDFTVTQAGS; encoded by the coding sequence ATGAAGAACTACTTACCAATAGCCCTAGCACTTACGACAATTGCATTTACATCTTGTGAAGATGATGATCCAGTAATAACTGATGGAGGTACAGATATAGAAGTAACGGCACCGGCTACATACTCTTTTGAGAGAGATGGAGAAAGTACTGTAAGCTTTTCTGGTCAAACTACCAGAATACAAATGGCTCAAGAGCTTGTAAGCGAGATGAGTGATTTTGATAATGCAACTTTAGCATCACTATCTAATATGTTTTCAAATGAAGAAAACCCTTTTGAAAATGAAGATTTAAACGCTTCAGATAAAAGTATAAAAAGTAAGGTTGCTGCCTCTACAGATTATTATGCTGGTGATGCATCAGGATCTGCAACAGTTAAGGCGTTTTTTGAAGCACGTCTTGCAGATCAAGTAAACGAAGTTTTTCCGGCTCAAAATACAGTAGCAGAAGCTGGCGTAGCTGGTCAGATAGCAGATGGAGAGAGTACAAGATATGTAAACGCTCAAGGTTTTGAGTACAACCAGATAGTTGCAAAGGGACTTATAGGAGCTCTTATGATAGATCAAGCGCTTAATAATTATTTAGGTACGGCTGTTCTTGACGAGGCTACTAATGTAGAAGATAATGATAACGGTGTTGTAGTAGAAGGGAAGTCTTATACTAATATGGAACACAAATGGGATGAAGCATTTGGTTACCTATACGGTAATGCTGCAGATGCGGCAAATGCAAATGCTACAGCAGGAACAGATGATAACTTTCTTAATAAGTACTTAGGTAGAGTAGAAGGAGATGAAGATTTTGCAGGAATTGCTCAAGAAGTATTTGATGCTTTTAAACTAGGTCGTGCTGCAATTGTAGCAGGAGATTATGAGCTTAGAGATGAGCAAGCAGAAATATTAAGAACTAGATTATCTGAAGTAGTAGGTATACGTGCTGTATACTACTTACAGCAAGGTAAAAATGCTATAGAAGCAGGAGACTACGGTGCTGCTTTTCACGATCTATCAGAAGGTTTTGGGTTTGTATATAGCTTACAGTTTACACGTAACCCTAATACAGATGCACCTTACCTTTCTACAGAAGAGGTAAATGCATTTATTAGTCAGCTTACGGCAGATAATGGTTTATGGGATGTAACTCCAGAAACACTTGATGCTATATCTACTGCTATTGCGGCACAATTTGATTTTACAGTGACGCAGGCAGGAAGTTAA
- a CDS encoding imelysin family protein, translating to MKRIFGILAISLFIYACGGDDTTVSTDDTDTVTPVTFDRSAMLTNWADNIIIPGYQDFVAKVNTLEAQVASFTDTPNDLTAVRAAWLDAYTTWQRVSMFEVGPAETVNLRLNVNIYPANVATIEDNITAGSYNLDLSSNRAAKGFPAIDYLLYGLGEDDAAILAIYNGTNGDAYKQYLLDITADMKTLSTTVFNEWEGDYKETFVANDGASATASTDRFVNDYIFYFEKHLRAGKMGIPGGVFSGSVEPNNIEALYAGGISKDLFIVGLNATQDFFNGKAYNSSAQGESLASYLDELNAIKDGADLSEIINSQFDVSRTVVSALGNFEQELAINPPTNFLNAYDEVQRLVPLLKVDMVSAMSISIDFADADGD from the coding sequence ATGAAAAGAATTTTTGGAATATTAGCAATTTCGCTATTCATTTATGCCTGTGGAGGAGATGACACCACAGTAAGTACAGATGATACAGATACTGTAACTCCAGTAACTTTTGATCGTAGTGCGATGCTCACAAACTGGGCAGATAATATTATAATACCAGGTTATCAAGACTTTGTCGCAAAAGTTAACACGCTAGAAGCGCAAGTAGCCTCATTTACAGATACGCCTAATGACCTTACCGCGGTAAGAGCAGCTTGGCTAGATGCATATACCACTTGGCAACGTGTATCTATGTTTGAAGTAGGACCTGCAGAGACGGTTAACTTACGTCTTAATGTAAATATTTATCCGGCAAATGTTGCTACTATAGAAGATAACATCACAGCAGGATCTTATAACTTAGATCTTTCTTCTAACAGAGCAGCCAAAGGCTTTCCAGCAATAGACTACTTACTATATGGTCTAGGTGAAGACGACGCAGCTATACTTGCAATATATAATGGTACTAATGGTGATGCTTACAAGCAATACCTTCTAGATATAACAGCAGATATGAAAACTCTTTCAACCACAGTATTTAACGAGTGGGAAGGAGATTACAAAGAAACCTTTGTTGCAAATGACGGTGCATCTGCAACTGCATCTACAGACCGTTTTGTAAATGATTATATCTTTTATTTTGAGAAGCACTTAAGAGCAGGAAAAATGGGTATCCCCGGAGGCGTTTTTTCAGGAAGTGTTGAGCCTAATAATATAGAAGCACTTTATGCTGGAGGTATCTCAAAAGATCTTTTTATAGTAGGACTCAACGCTACACAAGATTTCTTTAATGGTAAAGCATATAACAGTAGCGCACAAGGTGAGAGCCTTGCGAGTTACTTAGATGAACTTAATGCGATTAAGGATGGGGCAGATTTGAGCGAGATAATCAATTCTCAATTTGACGTTTCAAGAACCGTAGTTTCGGCTTTAGGAAACTTTGAGCAGGAGCTGGCCATAAACCCTCCTACAAATTTCTTAAACGCTTATGATGAGGTACAACGACTTGTGCCATTACTCAAAGTAGATATGGTAAGCGCTATGAGTATAAGCATAGATTTTGCAGATGCAGACGGAGATTAG